The Populus alba chromosome 6, ASM523922v2, whole genome shotgun sequence genome contains a region encoding:
- the LOC118058208 gene encoding probable E3 ubiquitin-protein ligase XBOS32 isoform X1 yields MKFFSIIGNSFGCSASGERLVSAARDGDIQEAKALLEYNPRLARYSTFGVRNSPLHYSAAQGHHEIVSLLLESGVDINLRNYRGQTALMQAGQHGHWEVVLTLMLFKANIHRADYLNGGTALHLAALNGHSRCIRLLLADYIPSIADCWDILSKGSRDNGSISEFDGSALREVINRPADGGITSLHMAALNGHVESVQLLLDLGASAYEVTVEDGTTIDLIGAGSTALHYAACGGNPQCCQILIARGASLTAENAKGWTPLMVARSWHRNELEVILTTQQENQSQICPSPYISIPFMSIVKIARECGWRNNDSLPTCDDTCVVCLERKCTVAAEGCGHEFCTRCALYLCSTICISTVAQGPTGSVACPLCRHGIVSFVKLPGTKPVVKAIARTSLSLSFCTCTGEEPDFPSMTTPLRKPDFQCTKISPPSSFRSLSCQKFPSMNFSASRCMGASDTTPLVPCTIDLNSNSRERQVRCSRSRIRRSTSNPERRKSWLSALNQYVTTGTGC; encoded by the exons ATGAAATTCTTTAGCATCATTGGCAATTCATTTGGTTGTTCTGCTTCTGGAGAGCGTTTGGTTTCGGCTGCAAGAGATGGGGATATTCAAGAAGCCAAGGCCTTATTAGAATACAATCCAAGGCTTGCAAGGTACTCAACGTTTGGTGTTCGAAATTCTCCACTCCACTACTCTGCAGCTCAGGGTCACCATGAG aTAGTTTCTCTCTTACTTGAGTCCGGAGTTGATATCAATCTGAGGAATTATCGTGGTCAG ACTGCTTTGATGCAAGCTGGTCAACATGGTCACTGGGAGGTTGTGCTGACTTTGATGCTTTTTAAAGCCAAT ATTCACAGAGCAGATTATCTTAATGGGGGTACTGCACTTCATTTAGCTGCTTTGAATGGCCATTCTCGATGTATACGCCTCCTCCTTGCAGACTACATACCCAGCATTGCTGATTGTTGGGATATATTGAGTAAAGGCTCAAGGGACAATGGATCCATCTCTGAGTTTGATGGAAG TGCTCTTCGTGAGGTTATCAATAGACCTGCTGATGGAGGCATAACTTCTTTGCATATGGCAGCACTGAATGGGCATGTTGAAAGTGTGCAGTTACTCTTGGACTTGGGAGCTTCTGCTTACGAGGTCACTGTGGAAGATGGAACTACTATCGATTTAATTG GTGCTGGAAGCACGGCTCTTCACTATGCTGCATGTGGTGGAAATCCTCAATGTTGTCAA ATTTTGATTGCCAGGGGTGCCAGTTTGACTGCTGAAAATGCAAAAGG GTGGACTCCTCTGATGGTTGCTCGTTCATGGCACAGAAATGAACTTGAGGTGATTCTTACCACACAGCAAGAAAACCAGTCTCAAATATGTCCTTCTCCATATATATCCATTCCCTTTATGAGCATTGTCAAAATTGCCAG AGAATGTGGATGGAGGAACAATGATTCCCTACCTACATGTGATGATACATGTGTTGTTTGTCTGGAAAGAAAATGCACAGTTGCAGCAGAAG GCTGCGGACATGAATTCTGCACAAGATGTGCTTTATATCTCTGCTCTACAATCTGTATCTCAACAGTTGCTCAAGGTCCAACGGGGTCAGTTGCCTGCCCTCTCTGCCGGCATGGCATAGTTTCATTTGTCAAGCTTCCAGGAACAAAGCCAGTAGTTAAAGCTATTGCCAGAACAAGTTTATCTCTATCATTTTGTACATGTACGGGTGAAGAACCAGATTTCCCTTCAATGACAACCCCACTTCGCAAGCCTGATTTCCAGTGCACCAAAATTTCCCCTCCATCTTCGTTCCGTTCTTTAAGTTGCCAAAAGTTCCCATCTATGAATTTCAGTGCTAGCCGTTGCATGGGAGCTTCAGATACAACTCCTTTAGTTCCATGTACCATCGATCTGAACTCGAACTCGCGTGAACGCCAAGTCAGGTGTTCGAGATCAAGAATTAGACGATCAACCTCCAACCCAGAGCGCAGAAAGTCTTGGTTATCTGCGCTCAATCAGTATGTGACTACAGGAACTGGGTGCTAA
- the LOC118058231 gene encoding GCN5-related N-acetyltransferase 7, chloroplastic isoform X2, whose amino-acid sequence MVLLSSSPSLSITSPNYRYSPSRRLCLCPISATHVVTPHHIDKSSLTISETSSEDQLWAAARLRVRSFNEFKPSTFGIQLLSLPNDDLCAQCKFIENGEDRVVVGTLDVNQCMSLPDEITGMKPEGIEGQFARGYLSNVCVANELHRNGLGYDLVAKSKAVAQKWGLTDLYVHVAVNNEPAKQLYMKSGFVYENDEPAWQARFLDRPRRLLLWLGLPGNQNW is encoded by the exons atggtactcctctcttcttctccttccctCTCAATAACTTCTCCAAATTACCGTTACTCCCCTTCCCGTCGACTTTGCCTCTGCCCAATCTCAGCCACACACGTAGTCACTCCACACCACATTGACAAGTCGTCTCTTACAATCTCCGAAACGTCGTCGGAGGACCAACTCTGGGCCGCCGCGCGTCTCCGTGTCCGTTCCTTCAACGAATTCAAGCCTTCCACTTTCGGTATCCAA TTGTTGAGCTTGCCTAATGATGATTTATGCGCGCAATGTAAG tTTATTGAGAATGGAGAAGATAGAGTGGTGGTGGGGACACTCGATGTAAATCAATGTATGAGTCTTCCTGATGAAATTACTGGAATGAAACCtgag GGTATTGAAGGTCAATTTGCTAGGGGATACTTGAGCAATGTTTGTGTTGCCAATGAACTTCATAGGAATGGATTGGGTTATGATCTTGTTGCAAAGTCTAAAGCAGTTGCTCAGAAATGGG GCCTAACCGATCTCTATGTCCATGTTGCTGTCAACAATGAACCAGCAAAACAGTTATACATGAAAAGTGGTTTCGTCTATGAAAATGACGAGCCTGCATGGCAAGCCAGGTTCCTTGATCGGCCACGGAGGCTTCTATTATGGCTTGGTCTCCCAGGTAACCAAAACTGGTGA
- the LOC118058233 gene encoding putative EG45-like domain containing protein 1 produces the protein MGKRILIVMGIFASLLSVAVAIPGIATFYTNYVPSACYGNKSFGVMIAAANDSLWNNGAACGKVFQVTCKGPRNPVPHPCTGKTVTVKVVDHCPGCPSTLDLSKEAFTQIANPVAGIINIDYIQ, from the exons ATGGGAAAGAGGATTTTGATCGTGATGGGGATTTTTGCAAGCCTTCTCTCTGTAGCTGTTGCTATACCGGGAATCGCTACTTTCTACACAAACTATGTTC CATCTGCCTGCTATGGCAACAAAAGCTTTGGTGTTATGATAGCAGCAGCAAATGATAGTTTATGGAACAACGGGGCTGCTTGTGGAAAAGTGTTCCAGGTTACATGTAAAGGTCCCAGGAATCCAGTACCGCATCCATGCACAGGCAAGACTGTAACTGTGAAGGTTGTGGATCACTGTCCTGGATGTCCATCGACGCTTGACCTCTCCAAGGAAGCCTTCACTCAAATCGCTAACCCTGTTGCCGGCATAATCAACATCGACTACATTCAGTAA
- the LOC118058231 gene encoding GCN5-related N-acetyltransferase 7, chloroplastic isoform X4 codes for MVLLSSSPSLSITSPNYRYSPSRRLCLCPISATHVVTPHHIDKSSLTISETSSEDQLWAAARLRVRSFNEFKPSTFGIQDHKRYLAEREFEALKERIAGKRTGFNRVSCLNASLPLSQLLSLPNDDLCAQCKFIENGEDRVVVGTLDVNQCMSLPDEITGMKPEGIEGQFARGYLSNVCVANELHRNGLGYDLVAKSKAVAQKWV; via the exons atggtactcctctcttcttctccttccctCTCAATAACTTCTCCAAATTACCGTTACTCCCCTTCCCGTCGACTTTGCCTCTGCCCAATCTCAGCCACACACGTAGTCACTCCACACCACATTGACAAGTCGTCTCTTACAATCTCCGAAACGTCGTCGGAGGACCAACTCTGGGCCGCCGCGCGTCTCCGTGTCCGTTCCTTCAACGAATTCAAGCCTTCCACTTTCGGTATCCAA GATCATAAAAGATACCTAGCAGAGCGTGAATTCGAAGCTTTAAAAGAACGAATTGCTGGTAAAAGAACCGGTTTTAATAGAGTTTCGTGTTTAAACGCGTCGCTTCCGTTGTCACAGTTGTTGAGCTTGCCTAATGATGATTTATGCGCGCAATGTAAG tTTATTGAGAATGGAGAAGATAGAGTGGTGGTGGGGACACTCGATGTAAATCAATGTATGAGTCTTCCTGATGAAATTACTGGAATGAAACCtgag GGTATTGAAGGTCAATTTGCTAGGGGATACTTGAGCAATGTTTGTGTTGCCAATGAACTTCATAGGAATGGATTGGGTTATGATCTTGTTGCAAAGTCTAAAGCAGTTGCTCAGAAATGGG tttga
- the LOC118058231 gene encoding GCN5-related N-acetyltransferase 7, chloroplastic isoform X3: MVLLSSSPSLSITSPNYRYSPSRRLCLCPISATHVVTPHHIDKSSLTISETSSEDQLWAAARLRVRSFNEFKPSTFGIQFIENGEDRVVVGTLDVNQCMSLPDEITGMKPEGIEGQFARGYLSNVCVANELHRNGLGYDLVAKSKAVAQKWGLTDLYVHVAVNNEPAKQLYMKSGFVYENDEPAWQARFLDRPRRLLLWLGLPGNQNW, encoded by the exons atggtactcctctcttcttctccttccctCTCAATAACTTCTCCAAATTACCGTTACTCCCCTTCCCGTCGACTTTGCCTCTGCCCAATCTCAGCCACACACGTAGTCACTCCACACCACATTGACAAGTCGTCTCTTACAATCTCCGAAACGTCGTCGGAGGACCAACTCTGGGCCGCCGCGCGTCTCCGTGTCCGTTCCTTCAACGAATTCAAGCCTTCCACTTTCGGTATCCAA tTTATTGAGAATGGAGAAGATAGAGTGGTGGTGGGGACACTCGATGTAAATCAATGTATGAGTCTTCCTGATGAAATTACTGGAATGAAACCtgag GGTATTGAAGGTCAATTTGCTAGGGGATACTTGAGCAATGTTTGTGTTGCCAATGAACTTCATAGGAATGGATTGGGTTATGATCTTGTTGCAAAGTCTAAAGCAGTTGCTCAGAAATGGG GCCTAACCGATCTCTATGTCCATGTTGCTGTCAACAATGAACCAGCAAAACAGTTATACATGAAAAGTGGTTTCGTCTATGAAAATGACGAGCCTGCATGGCAAGCCAGGTTCCTTGATCGGCCACGGAGGCTTCTATTATGGCTTGGTCTCCCAGGTAACCAAAACTGGTGA
- the LOC118058231 gene encoding GCN5-related N-acetyltransferase 7, chloroplastic isoform X1: MVLLSSSPSLSITSPNYRYSPSRRLCLCPISATHVVTPHHIDKSSLTISETSSEDQLWAAARLRVRSFNEFKPSTFGIQDHKRYLAEREFEALKERIAGKRTGFNRVSCLNASLPLSQLLSLPNDDLCAQCKFIENGEDRVVVGTLDVNQCMSLPDEITGMKPEGIEGQFARGYLSNVCVANELHRNGLGYDLVAKSKAVAQKWGLTDLYVHVAVNNEPAKQLYMKSGFVYENDEPAWQARFLDRPRRLLLWLGLPGNQNW, translated from the exons atggtactcctctcttcttctccttccctCTCAATAACTTCTCCAAATTACCGTTACTCCCCTTCCCGTCGACTTTGCCTCTGCCCAATCTCAGCCACACACGTAGTCACTCCACACCACATTGACAAGTCGTCTCTTACAATCTCCGAAACGTCGTCGGAGGACCAACTCTGGGCCGCCGCGCGTCTCCGTGTCCGTTCCTTCAACGAATTCAAGCCTTCCACTTTCGGTATCCAA GATCATAAAAGATACCTAGCAGAGCGTGAATTCGAAGCTTTAAAAGAACGAATTGCTGGTAAAAGAACCGGTTTTAATAGAGTTTCGTGTTTAAACGCGTCGCTTCCGTTGTCACAGTTGTTGAGCTTGCCTAATGATGATTTATGCGCGCAATGTAAG tTTATTGAGAATGGAGAAGATAGAGTGGTGGTGGGGACACTCGATGTAAATCAATGTATGAGTCTTCCTGATGAAATTACTGGAATGAAACCtgag GGTATTGAAGGTCAATTTGCTAGGGGATACTTGAGCAATGTTTGTGTTGCCAATGAACTTCATAGGAATGGATTGGGTTATGATCTTGTTGCAAAGTCTAAAGCAGTTGCTCAGAAATGGG GCCTAACCGATCTCTATGTCCATGTTGCTGTCAACAATGAACCAGCAAAACAGTTATACATGAAAAGTGGTTTCGTCTATGAAAATGACGAGCCTGCATGGCAAGCCAGGTTCCTTGATCGGCCACGGAGGCTTCTATTATGGCTTGGTCTCCCAGGTAACCAAAACTGGTGA
- the LOC118058232 gene encoding LOW QUALITY PROTEIN: cation/H(+) antiporter 4-like (The sequence of the model RefSeq protein was modified relative to this genomic sequence to represent the inferred CDS: deleted 1 base in 1 codon): MFAIFFTSHVFHFILKRFSIPLLVSQILAGMILGKAGLGLQADYRSIMFGIDSDQLFGTIGGFGFQLFAFLNGVKMDLSLIRKTGRMALCSGVLSMVMPVLFGAVTTSIVNSYLGLLELDKLSLSLVMLVHSMTPFPVTCSFVSDLELTHSELGRLGLSAALSSELLTQFLACNAFLVGIFYQYHYQGALKTVAIATAFIILTVFVVRPAMLWVIKQTPEGRPVRDLYISFVVLGALVSGLIFQFIGLNMFLGSLAFGLAVPAGPPLASALVDKFECMVSGVLIPLFMAMCPVTTMKANFREISFDKKLTKGAAIVVTVVSLTKFGACLVTLFYYRMPKQDAFALAFIISSKGIVELGAYAFISESGLFTEGMFSFLAITILVSATVSPIFVNWLYDPSRKYAGYQKRNIMHSKDLCVLACIYRPDNVTSIINFLQALCPTLESPVSVCALHLIKISGRATSLFISHQKQKRSLSARSISENVILSFSNFWRNNCEIESVNVFTSISPTKFMHQDICTLALDELASFIVLPFHLKWLVDGSIESQDSRFRTLNCCVLERAPCSVGILIDHGNQVNSISRESSREQSLLVALIFFGGEDDREALVLAKHMSQHRNISLTIIHFVLSTGEIKSDWEKMQDSDRLRNMKPDFKEHREVTYIEETVSDGLETSNKIRSILHKYDFFIVGRRKDVETIQTAGLDYMNEYPELGAIGNLLASMETTERYSVLVVQQQISL; the protein is encoded by the exons ATGTTTGCAATCTTCTTCACCAgccatgtttttcatttcatacTTAAGCGCTTCAGCATCCCTTTGTTGGTTTCTCAGATTCTT GCTGGAATGATCCTTGGCAAGGCAGGCCTCGGGTTGCAAGCAGATTACAGAAGTATCATGTTTGGGATCGACAGTGACCAACTGTTTGGCACAATTGGAGGATTCGGTTTCCAACTCtttgcatttctaaatggagttAAAATGGATTTAAGCCTGATAAGAAAGACGGGGAGAATGGCACTTTGCAGCGGTGTGCTGTCCATGGTGATGCCTGTACTGTTTGGTGCGGTTACCACGTCGATTGTCAACAGTTACTTGGGGCTACTCGAACTAGATAAGCTTTCGCTTTCCTTGGTGATGTTAGTGCATTCCATGACTCCGTTTCCCGTCACCTGTAGCTTTGTCAGTGACCTCGAACTAACCCATTCAGAGCTTGGCAGATTAGGACTCTCTGCAGCGTTAAGCAGTGAATTACTGACCCAATTTCTTGCATGTAATGCCTTCCTTGTAGGCATTTTTTACCAGTATCATTATCAAGGAGCTCTTAAAACTGTAGCAATAGCTACGGCCTTTATTATTCTGACTGTTTTTGTGGTGAGACCGGCAATGCTCTGGGTGATCAAGCAAACACCCGAAGGAAGGCCTGTCAGAGATTTATATATTTCCTTTGTCGTTCTAGGCGCATTGGTTTCTGGTCTAATATTTCAGTTTATTGGTCTGAACATGTTCCTTGGGTCACTTGCTTTTGGATTGGCTGTACCAGCAGGACCTCCTCTTGCATCAGCTCTCGTTGACAAGTTCGAATGCATGGTCTCAGGCGTGCTTATACCTCTCTTTATGGCCATGTGC CCTGTGACAACGATGAAAGCAAATTTTAGGGAGATcagttttgacaaaaaattaacGAAGGGCGCAGCCATCGTCGTCACTGTAGTCAGCTTGACCAAATTTGGAGCTTGCTTGGTAACTCTCTTCTATTACAGGATGCCAAAACAGGATGCCTTCGCACTTGCGTTCATAATAAGCTCCAAAGGGATCGTTGAGCTGGGCGCGTATGCATTTATCTCAGAATCAGGG CTATTTACAGAAGGGATGTTCTCCTTTTTGGCCATTACCATTCTAGTGTCGGCAACCGTCTCGCCTATTTTCGTGAACTGGCTGTATGATCCATCGAGGAAATATGCAGGCTATCAGAAAAGGAACATTATGCATAGCAAAGATCTGTGTGTGCTAGCATGCATTTACAGGCCAGACAATGTGACCAGCATCATCAATTTTCTCCAAGCCTTGTGTCCAACTCTAGAGAGCCCTGTTTCTGTTTGTGCACTTCATCTTATCAAGATCAGCGGGCGAGCCACCTCGCTCTTCATTTCCCACCAGAAGCAGAAAAGGTCTCTCTCTGCCCGCTCCATTTCTGAGAATGTCATTCTCTCTTTCAGCAACTTCTGGCGAAACAATTGCGAGATAGAATCTGTAAATGTCTTCACATCAATCTCTCCAACCAAATTCATGCACCAGGACATATGCACACTTGCATTGGATGAACTTGCATCATTTATAGTGCTTCCATTTCATCTAAAATGGCTTGTTGATGGGTCTATTGAATCACAGGACTCTAGATTTAGGACACTGAATTGTTGTGTCCTTGAGAGAGCACCATGCTCAGTGGGGATCCTCATCGACCATGGCAATCAAGTAAATTCCATTTCCAGGGAATCATCAAGAGAGCAGTCCCTACTTGTTGCTCTGATATTCTTCGGAGGCGAAGATGATCGAGAAGCCCTGGTGCTGGCTAAACACATGTCTCAGCACAGAAACATTAGCCTAACAATAATCCATTTCGTTCTCTCAACTGGTGAGATTAAATCTGATTGGGAGAAAATGCAAGATTCTGACAGGTTGAGGAATATGAAGCCTGACTTTAAAGAGCATAGAGAAGTGACGTACATTGAGGAGACGGTAAGCGATGGACTGGAAACTTCAAACAAAATCCGATCAATCCTCCATAAATATGACTTCTTTATTGTTGGGAGAAGGAAAGATGTGGAAACAATACAAACAGCAGGTCTTGATTATATGAACGAGTACCCAGAGCTTGGTGCTATTGGAAATCTGCTCGCTTCAATGGAAACCACTGAAAGATACTCAGTCTTGGTTGTACAGCAACAGATATCCTTGTAA
- the LOC118058208 gene encoding E3 ubiquitin-protein ligase XBAT32 isoform X2 translates to MKFFSIIGNSFGCSASGERLVSAARDGDIQEAKALLEYNPRLARYSTFGVRNSPLHYSAAQGHHEIVSLLLESGVDINLRNYRGQIHRADYLNGGTALHLAALNGHSRCIRLLLADYIPSIADCWDILSKGSRDNGSISEFDGSALREVINRPADGGITSLHMAALNGHVESVQLLLDLGASAYEVTVEDGTTIDLIGAGSTALHYAACGGNPQCCQILIARGASLTAENAKGWTPLMVARSWHRNELEVILTTQQENQSQICPSPYISIPFMSIVKIARECGWRNNDSLPTCDDTCVVCLERKCTVAAEGCGHEFCTRCALYLCSTICISTVAQGPTGSVACPLCRHGIVSFVKLPGTKPVVKAIARTSLSLSFCTCTGEEPDFPSMTTPLRKPDFQCTKISPPSSFRSLSCQKFPSMNFSASRCMGASDTTPLVPCTIDLNSNSRERQVRCSRSRIRRSTSNPERRKSWLSALNQYVTTGTGC, encoded by the exons ATGAAATTCTTTAGCATCATTGGCAATTCATTTGGTTGTTCTGCTTCTGGAGAGCGTTTGGTTTCGGCTGCAAGAGATGGGGATATTCAAGAAGCCAAGGCCTTATTAGAATACAATCCAAGGCTTGCAAGGTACTCAACGTTTGGTGTTCGAAATTCTCCACTCCACTACTCTGCAGCTCAGGGTCACCATGAG aTAGTTTCTCTCTTACTTGAGTCCGGAGTTGATATCAATCTGAGGAATTATCGTGGTCAG ATTCACAGAGCAGATTATCTTAATGGGGGTACTGCACTTCATTTAGCTGCTTTGAATGGCCATTCTCGATGTATACGCCTCCTCCTTGCAGACTACATACCCAGCATTGCTGATTGTTGGGATATATTGAGTAAAGGCTCAAGGGACAATGGATCCATCTCTGAGTTTGATGGAAG TGCTCTTCGTGAGGTTATCAATAGACCTGCTGATGGAGGCATAACTTCTTTGCATATGGCAGCACTGAATGGGCATGTTGAAAGTGTGCAGTTACTCTTGGACTTGGGAGCTTCTGCTTACGAGGTCACTGTGGAAGATGGAACTACTATCGATTTAATTG GTGCTGGAAGCACGGCTCTTCACTATGCTGCATGTGGTGGAAATCCTCAATGTTGTCAA ATTTTGATTGCCAGGGGTGCCAGTTTGACTGCTGAAAATGCAAAAGG GTGGACTCCTCTGATGGTTGCTCGTTCATGGCACAGAAATGAACTTGAGGTGATTCTTACCACACAGCAAGAAAACCAGTCTCAAATATGTCCTTCTCCATATATATCCATTCCCTTTATGAGCATTGTCAAAATTGCCAG AGAATGTGGATGGAGGAACAATGATTCCCTACCTACATGTGATGATACATGTGTTGTTTGTCTGGAAAGAAAATGCACAGTTGCAGCAGAAG GCTGCGGACATGAATTCTGCACAAGATGTGCTTTATATCTCTGCTCTACAATCTGTATCTCAACAGTTGCTCAAGGTCCAACGGGGTCAGTTGCCTGCCCTCTCTGCCGGCATGGCATAGTTTCATTTGTCAAGCTTCCAGGAACAAAGCCAGTAGTTAAAGCTATTGCCAGAACAAGTTTATCTCTATCATTTTGTACATGTACGGGTGAAGAACCAGATTTCCCTTCAATGACAACCCCACTTCGCAAGCCTGATTTCCAGTGCACCAAAATTTCCCCTCCATCTTCGTTCCGTTCTTTAAGTTGCCAAAAGTTCCCATCTATGAATTTCAGTGCTAGCCGTTGCATGGGAGCTTCAGATACAACTCCTTTAGTTCCATGTACCATCGATCTGAACTCGAACTCGCGTGAACGCCAAGTCAGGTGTTCGAGATCAAGAATTAGACGATCAACCTCCAACCCAGAGCGCAGAAAGTCTTGGTTATCTGCGCTCAATCAGTATGTGACTACAGGAACTGGGTGCTAA
- the LOC118058234 gene encoding RING-H2 finger protein ATL56, giving the protein MPPHHRHHDHHRTHGGATPPKPNQKLLSLILKTIIMTAITTFFFLFLGIAAILLLIATAALHRHSTPSSNSSNGLSLKDLKKLPIFRFSTQTRPETGANQTSCVVCLEEIRQGQWCRNLVGCGHVFHRKCVDAWLVKVSACPICRTQVELVHGVKDSPLWDFD; this is encoded by the coding sequence ATGCCTCCTCATCACCGCCACCATGATCACCACCGTACACACGGTGGTGCAACACCacccaaaccaaaccaaaagcTTCTTTCCTTAATCCTCAAAACCATAATAATGACTGCAATAACcaccttttttttcctattcctTGGTATTGCTGCCATCCTCCTCCTCATTGCCACCGCCGCACTCCACCGCCACTCGACTCCATCCTCCAATTCCTCAAATGGGTTGTCTCTCAAAGATTTAAAGAAGCTCCCGATATTCAGATTTTCGACTCAGACAAGACCTGAAACGGGTGCTAATCAAACTTCATGTGTGGTTTGTCTTGAAGAGATAAGGCAAGGACAGTGGTGTAGAAACCTTGTTGGGTGTGGTCATGTGTTTCACAGGAAATGTGTGGATGCTTGGCTTGTCAAGGTTTCTGCGTGCCCTATTTGCAGGACACAAGTTGAATTGGTTCATGGAGTAAAAGATAGTCCATTATGGGACTTTGATTAG